In Nitrospira sp., one genomic interval encodes:
- a CDS encoding HIT family protein, translated as MSPPVCKACVGTWPSREQFIADCGLTRAYLHDDQFFPGWTVLVLKRHATELFHLSRDERSRLIDEVSGVAALLAQEWQAVKINYELLGNQLPHIHWHLIPRLPRDPAPLEPVWRIAHEPVRLEPTALASEIDRLRNIWPFHPNQSALNP; from the coding sequence ATGAGCCCCCCAGTCTGCAAGGCCTGTGTCGGCACCTGGCCCAGCCGGGAACAGTTCATCGCCGATTGCGGACTCACCCGGGCCTACCTGCATGACGATCAGTTCTTCCCAGGCTGGACCGTGCTCGTCCTGAAACGCCACGCCACGGAACTCTTCCACCTCTCTCGCGACGAACGCAGTCGGCTCATAGATGAAGTGTCCGGGGTCGCGGCCCTGCTCGCGCAAGAGTGGCAGGCGGTGAAGATCAATTATGAATTGCTCGGTAACCAGCTCCCGCATATCCATTGGCATCTGATTCCGCGCCTTCCTCGGGATCCCGCGCCGCTCGAACCGGTGTGGCGTATTGCACACGAACCGGTTCGACTTGAACCGACCGCACTCGCTTCGGAAATCGACCGTCTCAGAAACATCTGGCCGTTTCATCCAAACCAGTCCGCCCTAAACCCCTGA
- a CDS encoding tetratricopeptide repeat protein — protein MFLLHATKGGWPLILALALLIHPAWAGAQEDPTAIPAPEPIREEPLPSESVAQPALPTPIPAPVPLSLLETLTQARQALHLEPDAQEPRLTLGRTLFQLGDTDGAIDEYRTALRFHPTVAQAHLDLGTALMAKQDWRNAMTELQEAVRLDPTLVQAHYSMGTIHYTRGNVQSAIKAYQEALRLKADFAEAHYRLGLVLKVAGRDKDAAQELEAAALAGLTKAQYFLGNAYRSGQGVEKSQIMAITWWARAFEQGLPEAAQALTQLRRLAAVKGTLQTKQSKAAAEAFKNYCDQLWLDFPDLDRGDQATETVGTTLLKQGRTGEALPVLLREAYALNDISHAALVQLYEQGLDGQLPPHGQWILSYLESTAADGAIPSRTALARIYAKGLGLAPDLAKAKSYLKGMPREEVKRILDEITPETPKP, from the coding sequence ATGTTTCTGCTCCACGCCACCAAGGGAGGGTGGCCTTTGATCCTGGCCCTGGCGTTGCTCATTCACCCGGCTTGGGCCGGCGCGCAAGAAGACCCTACCGCGATCCCCGCGCCGGAACCGATTCGAGAAGAACCGCTTCCCTCTGAATCCGTCGCGCAGCCGGCATTGCCGACGCCGATTCCAGCGCCCGTGCCACTCAGCCTGTTGGAGACCCTGACCCAGGCCCGCCAAGCCCTACACCTCGAACCCGATGCCCAGGAGCCACGCCTCACGCTGGGCAGAACCCTTTTCCAGCTGGGCGATACCGATGGCGCCATCGACGAATACCGGACCGCCCTGCGATTCCATCCGACCGTTGCGCAGGCTCATCTCGATTTGGGCACGGCGCTCATGGCCAAGCAAGACTGGCGCAACGCCATGACGGAACTCCAGGAAGCCGTCCGCCTCGATCCGACCCTCGTGCAGGCGCACTACAGCATGGGGACGATCCATTACACCCGCGGCAATGTACAATCGGCCATCAAGGCCTATCAGGAAGCCCTGCGGCTCAAAGCGGACTTTGCCGAAGCCCACTACCGCCTCGGACTGGTCTTGAAAGTGGCGGGACGGGACAAGGACGCGGCGCAGGAACTGGAAGCCGCCGCGCTGGCAGGATTGACCAAAGCCCAATACTTTCTCGGTAACGCCTACCGCTCAGGCCAGGGCGTGGAGAAGAGCCAGATCATGGCCATCACCTGGTGGGCGCGGGCCTTTGAGCAGGGTTTGCCGGAAGCAGCGCAGGCCCTGACCCAACTCCGGCGGCTGGCAGCGGTCAAAGGCACCCTGCAGACAAAACAATCCAAGGCGGCGGCTGAGGCCTTCAAAAATTATTGCGATCAGCTCTGGCTGGATTTCCCCGATCTGGATCGGGGGGACCAGGCCACGGAAACCGTCGGCACCACACTCCTCAAACAAGGGCGCACAGGCGAAGCCCTGCCGGTGCTGCTGCGGGAAGCCTATGCGCTCAACGACATCTCGCACGCGGCACTGGTCCAACTCTACGAGCAGGGACTCGACGGACAACTTCCCCCCCACGGCCAATGGATTCTGAGTTATCTGGAATCCACCGCAGCCGATGGCGCGATTCCTTCACGCACAGCCCTGGCTCGCATCTACGCCAAAGGGCTCGGCCTGGCACCGGACCTCGCCAAGGCCAAAAGTTATCTGAAGGGGATGCCGCGGGAAGAGGTCAAACGTATTCTTGACGAAATCACCCCTGAGACTCCAAAACCGTAG